Proteins encoded within one genomic window of Fragaria vesca subsp. vesca linkage group LG1, FraVesHawaii_1.0, whole genome shotgun sequence:
- the LOC101294504 gene encoding NADP-dependent alkenal double bond reductase P2-like: protein MASGVAEVRNKQVIFGDYVTGYAKESDLKLTTTTTKLKLPEGSTGLLVKNLYLSCDPYMRGRMSKNGTLSYVETFKPGTPVVGLGVAKVLESGDPKFKPGDLVSGQTGWEEYSVITTEFLIKIHHIDHVPLSYHIGVLGMPGMTAYAGFYEVCCPKKGETVYISAASGAVGQLVGQFAKLTGCYVVGSAGSKEKVDLLKNKFGFDEAFNYKEEPDMDAALRRYFPDGIDIYFENVGGKMLDAVLPNMRLKGRIAVCGMISQYNQLERPEGIHNLMSLIVKQVRMEGFRVFSYYHLYGKFLETMLPYIKEGKITYVEDVLEGLENAPAALMGLFAGRNVGKQVVLVSRE from the exons ATGGCCAGTGGAGTAGCGGAAGTGAGGAACAAGCAGGTGATATTCGGAGACTATGTCACCGGCTACGCCAAAGAATCCGACCTGAAATTGACCACTACGACAACCAAACTGAAGCTTCCAGAAGGTTCCACTGGCCTTCTCGTCAAGAACCTCTACTTGTCCTGCGATCCCTATATGCGAGGCCGTATGAGCAAGAACGGCACACTCAGTTATGTCGAAACCTTCAAGCCCGGCACG CCTGTAGTTGGTCTTGGAGTGGCTAAAGTGCTGGAATCTGGGGATCCAAAGTTTAAGCCAGGCGACTTGGTTTCGGGTCAAACTGGTTGGGAAGAGTATAGTGTCATCACGACAGAGTTTCTGATTAAGATTCACCACATTGATCATGTGCCTCTCTCTTACCATATTGGAGTTCTCG GTATGCCTGGAATGACTGCTTATGCTGGTTTTTATGAGGTTTGCTGCCCTAAGAAAGGAGAGACGGTGTACATTTCAGCTGCATCTGGAGCAGTAGGTCAGCTTGTTGGCCAATTTGCAAAGTTGACAGGTTGCTATGTTGTTGGGAGTGCTGGAAGCAAGGAAAAG GTTGATTTGCTGAAGAATAAATTTGGATTTGATGAGGCATTCAACTATAAAGAAGAACCAGACATGGATGCAGCTTTAAGAAG GTACTTTCCTGATGGGATTGACATCTACTTTGAAAATGTGGGAGGAAAGATGCTGGATGCAGTGCTACCAAACATGAGGCTGAAAGGGCGAATAGCAGTGTGTGGGATGATCTCACAGTATAACCAGCTGGAGCGACCTGAAGGCATCCATAATCTGATGTCTCTGATTGTTAAGCAGGTCCGCATGGAAGGATTCCGGGTCTTCAGTTACTATCATCTGTATGGAAAGTTTCTTGAAACTATGTTGCCTTACATAAAAGAAGGGAAGATTACATATGTGGAAGATGTACTTGAAGGCCTTGAGAACGCTCCGGCGGCTCTAATGGGGCTCTTTGCTGGCCGCAATGTGGGAAAGCAGGTGGTTCTAGTTTCCAGGGAGTGA
- the LOC101295079 gene encoding uncharacterized protein LOC101295079, with product MSAQGLGYWLQWQVGLCAVIIAGPSILALKYVRNSKQEPLNSVDLWSTCWKSVDPIWLLFYRAFAFLCMAKMLYDFLALFPVFTLVFYTQWTFILVTLYFGLGTIISAHGCFVARNELKGKPKSKSQQKAGFFGNVMQIMYLTSAGASMLTDIVFWCLIVPFLTSMEFEMTLLIGAMHAVNAGFLIVDTALNRLPFSSLGFAYFVLFSCLYITFQWTIHALGVDWWPYPFLELNTPWAPVCYFGLALVHIPCYWIYTLVVKAKCSIFTRLFPRAFVRLHS from the exons ATGTCTGCCCAAGGCCTTGGCTACTGGCTTCAGTGGCAAGTGGGACTTTGTGCTGTGATCATTGCAGGTCCTTCAATTCTAGCTCTCAAATATGTCAGGAATTCAAAGCAAGAACCTCTGAATTCTGTTGACTTGTGGAGTACATGTTGGAAATCAGTGGATCCTATTTGGCTTCTGTTCTACAGGGCCTTCGCTTTCCTTTGCATGGCCAAAATGCTCTACGATTTTTTGGCCTTATTCCCAGTTTTCACACTCGTTTTCTACACCCA GTGGACTTTTATACTGGTCACTCTTTATTTTGGG CTGGGGACAATTATATCTGCTCATGGATGTTTTGTTGCAAGGAATGAATTGAAGGGGAAACCCAAGTCAAAAAGCCAACAAAAAGCAGGGTTCTTTGGAAATGTAATGCAGATTATGTATCTG ACAAGTGCAGGTGCTTCTATGCTAACAGATATAGTGTTCTGGTGTCTCATAGTTCCATTTCTAACTAGCATGGAATTTGAAATGACCCTG TTGATAGGAGCTATGCATGCTGTAAATGCCGGTTTCCTTATTGTGGATACTGCTCTCAATAGACTT CCATTTTCATCGTTAGGGTTTGCATATTTTGTGCTCTTTAGCTGCCTCTACATCACTTTCCAATGGACCATTCACGCCCTTGGTGTTGACTG GTGGCCATATCCTTTCCTCGAGCTAAATACACCTTGGGCGCCTGTATG TTATTTCGGGTTGGCATTGGTTCATATTCCATGTTATTGGATATATACATTGGTCGTGAAGGCAAAATGTTCAATTTTTACCAGATTGTTTCCCCGTGCATTTGTAAGGTTGCATTCATGA
- the LOC101314697 gene encoding tRNA guanosine-2'-O-methyltransferase TRM13 homolog translates to MDNRCKFWLPKKKRFCANVPLSPSLFCGNHTPRSNSQWIPCPIDPSHSVLEENLEGHLRRCPLLKQVESLTHEPFYQKGINAGQEEDQQEIEAVGSERVEDSALPDEPKSGEFNYILSEMKRTVYSMSLRDFYKLVEKIESVHKSICKDICESYKVPEACGMWINREVDRKLPFQEKHVMQQVSILGNMEEVGVIKSSVAKERADCDDGNGFPVRDDCDYDNGVPAVVEFGAGRGYLTQMLADCYGIKRVFLVERKSYKLKADRSLRQKERLILQRLRIDIEDLNLNAVGTLRGGPYIAIGKHLCGPATDLTLRCCLGEQSNQSNGGGSVNPNLRDKKYILDLGITKEEFHVIIWFTSWAVDADHGTDLPDVTDCGFHLESIEKKQCDGDNGVEDVVRNMKSVERAALGFMCKQIIDMGRLMWMKEHGLEAQFVKYVPSTVSPENHLLIAKSTKLS, encoded by the exons ATGGACAATCGCTGCAAGTTTTGGCTCCCTAAAAAGAAGAGATTTTGCGCCAATGTTCCCCTCTCTCCATCACT GTTCTGTGGCAACCACACACCCAGGTCCAACAGCCAGTGGATTCCATGCCCAATAGACCCTTCTCA CTCTGTGCTTGAAGAAAATCTTGAAGGACATCTTAGGAGATGCCCATTGCTCAAACAAGTGGAGTCTCTGACTCACGAGCCCTTTTACCAGAAGGGTATCAATGCTGGCCAAGAAGAAGACCAACAAGAAATAGAAGCAGTCGGCAGTGAAAGAGTGGAGGATTCGGCATTGCCTGATGAACCCAAGTCGGGGGAGTTCAATTACATTCTTTCGGAAATGAAGAGGACTGTTTATAGTATGTCTTTGCGTGATTTCTATAAGTTGGTCGAAAAAATTGAGTCTGTTCATAAGTCTATATGCAAGGATATTTGCGAGTCGTATAAGGTGCCGGAAGCTTGTGGAATGTGGATCAACAGAGAGGTAGACAG AAAATTGCCATTTCAAGAGAAACATGTTATGCAGCAGGTGTCGATTCTTGGAAACATGGAAGAGGTTGGAGTAATAAAGAGTTCAGTAGCAAAGGAGAGGGCTGACTGTGATGATGGCAATGGGTTCCCTGTGAGGGATGACTGTGATTATGACAATGGTGTCCCTGCGGTGGTTGAGTTTGGAGCGGGAAGAGGATACTTGACACAAATGCTGGCAGATTGTTATGGCATTAAAAGGGTCTTTTTGGTTGAAAGGAAGTCATACAAACTGAAG GCTGATCGATCCTTGAGACAGAAAGAGAGGTTGATATTGCAACGTTTGAGAATAGACA TTGAAGATTTAAACCTGAATGCTGTTGGGACATTGCGGGGAGGTCCTTACATTGCTATCGGTAAACATCTTTGTGGACCTGCAACAG ATTTGACTCTGAGATGTTGCCTTGGAGAACAATCCAATCAAAGTAATGGAGGGGGATCTGTTAACCCAAACCTAAGAG ATAAGAAGTATATATTAGACTTGGGGATCACAAAAGAGGAATTCCATGTCATTATATGGTTTACTAGTTGGGCAGTGGATGCTGATCACGGCACAGATCTTCCCGACGTTACTGATTGCGGATTTCATCTTGAATCCAT TGAAAAGAAGCAATGCGATGGGGATAATGGGGTTGAAGATGTTGTGAGAAATATGAAATCAGTTGAGAGGGCTGCATTAGGGTTCATGTGCAAGCAGATTATAGACATGGGCAGGCTAATGTGGATGAAGGAACATGGATTAGAAGCGCAGTTTGTCAAATACGTACCATCTACTGTTTCTCCTGAAAACCATTTACTAATTGCCAAAAGCACCAAACTTTCTTGA
- the LOC101298746 gene encoding autophagy-related protein 8i-like — MGRTKSFKDELTFEQRVEESRNILANYPDRVPVIVEKYAKCDLPQLDKRKYLVPRDTSVGQFIYILSDRLRLHPGEALFVLVQNTLPPTASLMNFVYESYKDEDGFLYMCYSTEKTFGDAC; from the exons ATGGGTAGAACAAAGTCATTCAAGGATGAGCTTACGTTCG AACAAAGGGTGGAAGAATCGCGGAATATTCTGGCCAATTACCCTGATCGAGTTCCG GTGATTGTTGAAAAGTATGCCAAGTGCGATCTTCCTCAGCTGGATAAGAGAAA ATATCTTGTCCCCCGGGACACGTCTGTCGGGCAATTCATTTACATTTTGAGCGACAGACTTCGTCTACACCCTGGAGAAGCTCTCTTCGTATTAGTACAGAATACACTACCCCCAACAG CTAGTTTGATGAACTTTGTCTATGAATCGTACAAGGACGAGGATGGATTTCTGTACATGTGTTACAGTACGGAGAAAACCTTTGGTGATGCTTGCTAA